In the genome of Streptomyces globosus, one region contains:
- a CDS encoding acyl-CoA reductase has translation MIDTTTAAAAAPTAAAPHFWQGAFIGDEEAGRRLADLPAAVEAALAGVLETETVLAACDALSAALLDPAHAVRARLAAHLPEGEDPALLAELGQALGRRELTRKLRRELGGAAPGRLDRADPRETVYEAWAPVGMVAHIAPGNAATVAPLSIVEGLLAGNVNVLKTSSADTLLAQALTAELAALDPTGALAARIVVLRFPSSRQEWLRLMCAPADAVAVWGGEAAVEGVAAHVPAGCRLVEWGHRISFAYLTADAWSEPSVLEALADDVCLYEQQACSSPQVVYLDTRDEGEVFAFAERFAAVLGARPPAVPAGPAGAPDPAGEAELTTTELVARLEEHLGLTRVFAAPDGSWRVMADTRSPLTASPLHRSVWVKPLPRKELIATLRPMRRYLQTAGIAGSRADIAELSRTVLAAGATRVTPVGAMPHSYAGEPHDGVYALQRYSRRVAVQADPELFATTACLDDLARPVALPRPEGPLVGKEEVQARNGQVARADAELYFHSGGSTGAPALSLFSYDDYDTQMRAAARGLIAAGYDPVGDRTANLFYCGGMYGSFISFFSVLERLGGVQLPLAAGPDHAATARAIVEHRADTLFGMPSYLWQLLHAEADTLRAYGGLRKVFYGGEHFTPEQRRVLEEDFGIGVVRSITYGSTDLGPLGYQCTESWGGVHHLHADLHTLEILDEAEDRPAAPGEAGRLVFATHARRGQQLGRYVIGDLGREIPGRCPCGSLAPRFELLGRTGDTVRVATYLLNHRRFTALAGEGGHRGELQLRIGAGPERERLAVRVEQAEGTDPQRLREVFLSGYPELRSAVAEGLLELVVEAVDGAALDRVPTSGKLRSVVDDRPRGV, from the coding sequence ATGATCGACACCACCACCGCCGCTGCGGCCGCTCCGACCGCCGCTGCGCCGCACTTCTGGCAGGGCGCCTTCATCGGCGACGAGGAGGCCGGGCGCCGCCTGGCCGACCTGCCCGCCGCGGTCGAGGCCGCGCTCGCCGGCGTCCTGGAGACCGAGACCGTCCTCGCCGCCTGCGACGCCCTGTCCGCCGCCCTCCTCGACCCGGCGCACGCCGTCCGCGCCCGGCTCGCCGCCCACCTCCCCGAGGGGGAGGACCCGGCGCTCCTCGCCGAGCTCGGGCAGGCCCTCGGCCGCCGGGAACTCACCCGCAAGCTGCGCCGGGAGCTGGGCGGGGCCGCGCCGGGCCGCCTGGACCGGGCCGATCCGCGCGAGACGGTCTACGAGGCGTGGGCGCCCGTCGGCATGGTCGCGCACATCGCGCCGGGCAACGCCGCGACCGTCGCGCCGCTCAGCATCGTCGAGGGCCTCCTCGCCGGGAACGTCAACGTCCTCAAGACCAGCAGCGCGGACACCCTCCTCGCGCAGGCCCTGACGGCCGAGCTGGCGGCCCTCGACCCCACCGGGGCGCTGGCCGCACGGATCGTCGTCCTGCGCTTCCCGTCCTCGCGGCAGGAGTGGCTGCGCCTGATGTGCGCGCCCGCGGACGCCGTCGCCGTGTGGGGCGGGGAGGCCGCCGTCGAGGGGGTCGCCGCCCATGTGCCGGCCGGGTGCCGGCTGGTGGAGTGGGGGCACCGGATCTCCTTCGCCTACCTGACGGCGGACGCCTGGTCGGAGCCGTCCGTGCTGGAGGCCCTCGCGGACGACGTGTGCCTGTACGAGCAGCAGGCCTGCTCCAGCCCGCAGGTCGTCTACCTCGACACGCGGGACGAGGGGGAGGTCTTCGCGTTCGCGGAGCGCTTCGCCGCCGTCCTCGGCGCCCGCCCGCCGGCCGTCCCGGCGGGCCCGGCCGGTGCGCCCGACCCGGCCGGGGAGGCCGAGCTGACCACGACCGAGCTGGTGGCGCGGCTGGAGGAACACCTGGGCCTGACGCGGGTGTTCGCCGCCCCCGACGGCTCGTGGCGGGTCATGGCCGACACCCGCTCGCCGCTGACGGCGTCCCCGCTGCACCGCAGCGTGTGGGTCAAGCCGCTGCCCCGCAAGGAGCTGATCGCGACGCTGCGCCCGATGCGCCGCTACCTGCAGACCGCGGGCATCGCGGGCAGCCGCGCCGACATCGCCGAGCTGTCCCGCACCGTGCTGGCCGCCGGCGCGACCCGGGTCACCCCGGTCGGGGCGATGCCGCACAGCTACGCGGGCGAGCCGCACGACGGCGTGTACGCGCTGCAGCGCTACAGCCGGCGCGTCGCCGTCCAGGCGGACCCGGAGCTGTTCGCGACGACCGCCTGCCTGGACGACCTGGCGCGCCCGGTCGCCCTGCCCCGCCCGGAGGGGCCGCTGGTCGGCAAGGAGGAGGTGCAGGCCCGCAACGGGCAGGTCGCGCGGGCGGACGCGGAGCTGTACTTCCACAGCGGCGGCAGCACCGGCGCCCCGGCGCTGTCGCTGTTCAGCTACGACGACTACGACACGCAGATGCGGGCGGCGGCCCGCGGCCTGATCGCCGCCGGGTACGACCCGGTCGGCGACCGCACCGCCAACCTGTTCTACTGCGGCGGCATGTACGGCAGCTTCATCAGCTTCTTCTCCGTGCTGGAGCGGCTCGGCGGGGTGCAGCTGCCGCTGGCGGCAGGCCCCGACCACGCGGCGACGGCGCGGGCGATCGTCGAGCACCGGGCGGACACCCTCTTCGGGATGCCGTCCTACCTGTGGCAGCTGCTGCATGCGGAGGCGGACACGCTGCGCGCCTACGGGGGCCTGCGCAAGGTCTTCTACGGCGGCGAGCACTTCACGCCGGAGCAGCGGCGGGTGCTGGAGGAGGACTTCGGCATCGGGGTCGTGCGCTCGATCACCTACGGCAGCACCGACCTCGGCCCGCTCGGCTACCAGTGCACGGAGAGCTGGGGCGGCGTCCACCACCTGCACGCCGACCTGCACACCCTGGAGATCCTCGACGAGGCCGAGGACCGGCCCGCGGCTCCCGGGGAGGCGGGCCGGCTGGTCTTCGCCACGCACGCCAGGCGCGGCCAGCAGCTGGGCCGGTACGTCATCGGAGACCTCGGCAGGGAGATCCCGGGCCGCTGCCCGTGCGGCAGCCTCGCCCCGCGCTTCGAGCTGCTGGGGCGGACCGGCGACACGGTGCGGGTGGCCACGTACCTGCTGAACCACCGCCGCTTCACGGCCCTGGCCGGCGAGGGCGGGCACCGCGGGGAGCTGCAGCTCCGCATCGGCGCCGGCCCGGAGCGGGAGCGGCTGGCGGTGCGGGTGGAGCAGGCGGAGGGGACGGATCCGCAGCGGCTGCGCGAGGTGTTCCTGTCCGGGTATCCGGAGCTCCGCTCGGCCGTGGCCGAGGGGCTGCTGGAGCTGGTGGTCGAGGCGGTGGACGGCGCCGCGCTCGACCGCGTCCCGACGAGCGGCAAGCTCCGCTCCGTGGTGGACGACCGGCCGCGCGGCGTCTGA
- a CDS encoding FAD-dependent monooxygenase: MTDTDVLIVGAGPVGLTAAAELRRQRVACRVIDRLPGRLPYAKAVGIQPRTLEVWDRMGLVRAALEAAVPMCGQLLYVDGAEQGRIDLRLPPEVPYGFAALPQYETERILEEHLARFGTRIERSTELVSFAQDADGVLSRITTAGGGEEVRSLFLVGCDGAHSTVRKGLGLSFEGGAFPEEYMLGDVEVDWSLPAGYGVRSLHHGADGAVDDVLVCIPLPGRHRYRMSMLVPPELSAAGSGGGAGGAEGVAHGLETGRGPGLEDIQAVLDRLAPEPVTASALRWSSVFRISHRLVDRYGDGRVFVAGDAAHIHPPTGAQGMNTGIQDAHNLAWKLALAVAGRAHPRLLESYHAERHPVGEEVVGRTVRHARQGAASDAEDAGTARLREAQLLVAYPGSPVVGPRGGNGAGPGPGERAPDCGGLTSGVAAVPLRLFDLLRDRGHVLVMYAESAADLAACGELAALARRSAGAGGGADGSGPHACVVLAAPDSSGGGEGRDRHGAAVDAAYEGSASDAAPLPVFVDGRGEFARVYGAGGATAFVVRPDGYLGVRLAPVGAPEAAAGLAAHLARVFAA, translated from the coding sequence GTGACGGACACCGATGTGCTGATCGTGGGCGCCGGACCGGTCGGACTGACCGCGGCGGCGGAACTGCGCCGGCAGCGCGTGGCCTGCCGCGTCATCGACCGGCTGCCGGGCCGGCTGCCGTACGCGAAGGCGGTCGGGATCCAGCCCCGCACCCTGGAGGTGTGGGACCGGATGGGCCTGGTCCGCGCCGCGCTGGAGGCCGCCGTCCCGATGTGCGGCCAGTTGCTGTACGTGGACGGGGCCGAGCAGGGCCGCATCGACCTGCGGCTGCCGCCGGAGGTGCCGTACGGCTTCGCGGCGCTCCCCCAGTACGAGACGGAGCGGATCCTGGAGGAGCACCTGGCCCGCTTCGGCACCCGCATCGAGCGCAGCACCGAGCTGGTGTCGTTCGCGCAGGACGCGGACGGCGTCCTCAGCCGGATCACCACGGCCGGCGGCGGCGAGGAGGTCCGCTCGCTGTTCCTGGTGGGCTGCGACGGCGCGCACAGCACCGTCCGCAAGGGGCTCGGCCTCTCCTTCGAGGGCGGGGCGTTCCCCGAGGAGTACATGCTCGGCGACGTGGAGGTGGACTGGAGCCTGCCCGCGGGGTACGGCGTCCGCTCGCTGCACCACGGTGCGGACGGCGCGGTGGACGACGTCCTGGTGTGCATTCCGCTGCCGGGCCGCCACCGGTACCGGATGTCGATGCTCGTGCCGCCCGAACTGTCCGCGGCGGGCTCCGGCGGCGGCGCCGGCGGGGCGGAGGGGGTGGCGCACGGGCTGGAGACCGGGCGGGGGCCGGGGCTGGAGGACATCCAGGCGGTGCTGGACCGGCTGGCGCCCGAGCCGGTCACCGCGTCGGCACTGCGCTGGTCGTCGGTGTTCCGGATCAGCCACCGGCTGGTGGACCGGTACGGGGACGGCCGGGTGTTCGTGGCGGGCGACGCGGCGCACATCCATCCGCCGACCGGCGCCCAGGGCATGAACACCGGCATCCAGGACGCCCACAACCTGGCCTGGAAGCTGGCGCTCGCCGTGGCGGGCCGGGCGCACCCCCGGCTGCTGGAGAGCTACCACGCCGAGCGGCACCCCGTCGGCGAGGAGGTGGTGGGCCGGACGGTCCGGCACGCCCGGCAGGGCGCCGCATCGGATGCGGAGGACGCGGGCACGGCCCGGCTCCGCGAGGCGCAGCTGCTGGTGGCGTACCCCGGCAGTCCCGTCGTCGGCCCGCGCGGCGGGAACGGCGCGGGCCCGGGGCCCGGGGAGCGGGCTCCGGACTGCGGCGGCCTGACGAGCGGGGTCGCGGCGGTGCCGCTGCGGCTGTTCGACCTGCTGAGGGACCGCGGGCACGTGCTGGTGATGTACGCCGAGTCGGCGGCGGACCTGGCCGCGTGCGGCGAGCTCGCCGCGCTGGCCCGCCGGTCGGCCGGCGCGGGCGGCGGCGCGGACGGGAGCGGGCCTCATGCATGCGTGGTCCTCGCGGCGCCGGACTCCTCCGGGGGCGGCGAAGGGCGTGACCGGCACGGGGCGGCGGTGGACGCCGCGTACGAGGGGTCGGCCTCGGACGCCGCGCCGCTGCCGGTGTTCGTGGACGGCCGGGGCGAGTTCGCCCGGGTGTACGGGGCGGGCGGCGCGACGGCGTTCGTGGTGCGGCCGGACGGCTACCTGGGGGTGCGGCTCGCGCCGGTCGGGGCGCCGGAGGCGGCGGCCGGGCTGGCGGCCCACCTGGCGCGGGTCTTCGCCGCCTGA
- a CDS encoding MerR family transcriptional regulator: protein MKISELSRRTGVPVASIKYFRREGLLPAGRATAATLAEYGDEHVQRLRLIKALTALGGLSIAATRDVLAALDRADTTDGTLGAISYALPVPVAESPATDSEDDARAAAAAEADVAELVAAMDWQVPSASPHVRGLATALKELRRLDPHYRPDRLVAYAGLARSIARLDLERAAAIDDPAALAEQAVIVFALSAPVLELLRRLAQEDLVRRRIAGDAGAPGADAAPQPAPGGTGAP, encoded by the coding sequence ATGAAGATCTCGGAGCTCAGCCGCAGAACCGGCGTGCCGGTCGCCAGCATCAAGTACTTCCGCCGCGAGGGCCTGCTCCCCGCAGGCCGTGCGACCGCCGCCACCCTCGCCGAGTACGGCGACGAACACGTCCAGCGGCTGCGGCTGATCAAGGCGCTGACCGCGCTCGGCGGACTGTCCATCGCCGCCACCCGCGACGTGCTCGCCGCCCTCGACCGGGCCGACACCACCGACGGCACCCTCGGCGCGATCAGCTACGCGCTCCCCGTCCCCGTCGCGGAATCGCCCGCCACCGACTCCGAGGACGACGCCCGCGCCGCGGCGGCCGCCGAGGCGGACGTCGCGGAGCTCGTCGCCGCCATGGACTGGCAGGTCCCGTCCGCCTCCCCGCACGTCCGGGGACTGGCCACCGCCCTCAAGGAGCTGAGGCGCCTCGACCCGCACTACCGGCCGGACCGCCTCGTCGCCTACGCCGGCCTCGCCCGCTCCATCGCCCGCCTCGACCTGGAGCGCGCCGCCGCCATCGACGACCCCGCGGCCCTGGCCGAGCAGGCCGTCATCGTCTTCGCCCTCTCCGCGCCCGTCCTGGAGCTGCTGCGCCGGCTCGCCCAGGAGGACCTGGTCCGCCGCCGCATCGCCGGCGACGCCGGCGCCCCCGGGGCCGACGCAGCTCCGCAGCCCGCCCCCGGCGGCACCGGGGCGCCCTGA
- a CDS encoding MAB_1171c family putative transporter, translated as MMRGSDYFIPATAMALALAVKLPALLRGWRSPMVRSVCALIATGASSWFFAAPPVVERVNRWTGVPNAGAPLVYSLVVSFSCASLVLILHWRGGPARAQRRQALGWIGGTAAVITVLAVLFALGDAPVERRQDFDTHYARTPFIRELIAVYLAAHTGAALVVTRTCLRWARELDRGWVRNGLLTLVTAFSFNLAFGVLKGTALAARWLGADLDVLSTTAAPPAAGIGAGLGACGFLMPLAGPRLEESWRAWRAHRRMYPLWRALQDHPDARFTTMRLPLWSPIAMRATQRATQVADGIHDLAPYMDEASRPLLERQAEAAGHSAAQARTAAEAALVRAALRARAAGRTEEGAPAPAGPAPRSPYPVAAGYEELGLLGVHFARLGTAPRPRRPLRARVPESG; from the coding sequence ATGATGCGAGGCAGCGACTACTTCATACCGGCGACCGCCATGGCCCTGGCCCTCGCGGTGAAACTGCCCGCCCTGCTGCGCGGCTGGCGCTCCCCGATGGTCCGCTCCGTCTGCGCGCTGATCGCGACGGGCGCGAGCAGCTGGTTCTTCGCCGCGCCGCCCGTCGTCGAACGCGTCAACCGCTGGACCGGCGTGCCGAACGCCGGCGCGCCGCTCGTCTACTCGCTCGTCGTCTCGTTCTCCTGTGCCTCCCTGGTGCTGATCCTGCACTGGCGCGGCGGCCCGGCGCGGGCGCAGCGCCGGCAGGCGCTCGGCTGGATCGGCGGCACCGCCGCCGTCATCACCGTCCTCGCCGTCCTGTTCGCCCTCGGTGACGCACCGGTGGAGCGCCGGCAGGACTTCGACACCCACTATGCGCGCACGCCGTTCATCCGCGAGCTGATCGCCGTGTACCTGGCGGCCCACACCGGGGCCGCGCTGGTCGTCACCCGCACCTGCCTGCGCTGGGCGCGCGAACTCGACCGCGGCTGGGTCAGGAACGGCCTGCTGACCCTCGTCACCGCGTTCAGCTTCAACCTCGCCTTCGGCGTCCTGAAGGGGACCGCACTCGCCGCCCGCTGGCTCGGCGCCGACCTGGACGTCCTCAGCACGACCGCCGCCCCGCCCGCCGCCGGCATCGGCGCCGGCCTGGGCGCCTGCGGGTTCCTCATGCCGCTCGCCGGGCCCCGCCTGGAGGAGTCCTGGCGTGCCTGGCGCGCGCACCGCCGCATGTACCCGCTGTGGCGGGCCCTGCAGGACCATCCGGACGCCCGGTTCACGACGATGCGGCTGCCCCTGTGGTCCCCGATCGCGATGCGGGCGACGCAGCGGGCCACCCAGGTCGCGGACGGCATCCACGACCTCGCCCCGTACATGGACGAGGCGAGCCGCCCCCTGCTGGAGCGGCAGGCCGAGGCGGCCGGCCACTCCGCGGCGCAGGCCCGCACCGCCGCGGAGGCCGCCCTGGTGCGCGCCGCGCTCCGGGCCCGGGCCGCCGGCCGCACGGAGGAGGGTGCGCCCGCCCCGGCCGGCCCGGCCCCCCGGAGCCCGTACCCCGTCGCCGCCGGGTACGAGGAACTGGGCCTGCTCGGCGTGCACTTCGCCCGGCTCGGCACCGCGCCGCGCCCCCGGCGGCCGCTGCGGGCCCGCGTCCCCGAGAGCGGCTGA
- a CDS encoding DUF3533 domain-containing protein has protein sequence MTSSPPSVLRSPRLWIGSGLILAVVSTLFALLYVGGNVDPKGNLRDLPVALVNEDRGADAGGGKRTNLGEQVVSGIRTSAGKDGSIDWQVLTRQEADRRLGQGKLYGALVVPPDFTAAVSGLAAPGQPAAAPGGQGQTAQSKGQAQGQAQAQGQTQAQPQGQGQAQPQPARPKLTVLTNQAAGSFGSSMASQATQKAAHAASAQLGKDLLAKADGGRTADRAQLPPAARLMLADPVAVEVADGHPLGERSAMGLSAFYYALVLLVCGMLGANVIHSQVDNALGYLHTDFGPFRRRTPVRHTSRVRTLGISTALMLGLSVVMGSLVEATTVGLLDMDASHLGLLWLYSVGTIAVVGVSGLALLAAFGTPGMLVSTIVFIAMAVPSSGATVPLEALPGFFRTLSEFEPLRQLTGGLRSLLYFDAQADAGLARAWASMGLALAGALAFGFGATRLYDRRGLHRIPQPAQDGADGDRVPAAAPAGQDAADPAPAGV, from the coding sequence ATGACCTCCTCACCGCCCTCCGTGCTCCGCAGCCCGCGGCTGTGGATCGGCTCGGGACTCATCCTCGCCGTCGTCTCCACCCTGTTCGCCCTGCTCTACGTCGGCGGCAACGTCGACCCCAAGGGCAACCTGCGCGACCTCCCGGTCGCCCTGGTCAACGAAGACCGCGGAGCGGACGCGGGCGGCGGCAAGCGGACCAACCTCGGGGAGCAGGTCGTCTCCGGGATCCGCACGTCGGCGGGGAAGGACGGCAGCATCGACTGGCAGGTCCTGACCCGGCAGGAGGCCGACAGGCGGCTCGGCCAGGGCAAGCTGTACGGCGCGCTCGTCGTGCCGCCGGACTTCACCGCGGCCGTCTCCGGCCTCGCCGCCCCCGGGCAGCCGGCCGCGGCGCCGGGCGGGCAGGGGCAGACCGCCCAGAGCAAGGGCCAGGCCCAGGGCCAGGCACAGGCCCAGGGCCAGACGCAGGCCCAGCCGCAGGGCCAGGGCCAGGCGCAGCCGCAGCCGGCCCGCCCGAAGCTGACGGTGCTGACGAACCAGGCAGCCGGCAGCTTCGGCTCCTCCATGGCCTCGCAGGCCACCCAGAAGGCCGCCCACGCGGCGTCCGCCCAGCTCGGCAAGGACCTCCTCGCCAAGGCCGACGGCGGCCGGACGGCCGACCGGGCCCAGCTGCCGCCGGCCGCCAGGCTGATGCTGGCCGACCCGGTGGCCGTGGAGGTCGCCGACGGGCACCCCCTCGGCGAACGCAGCGCGATGGGCCTGAGCGCCTTCTACTACGCGCTCGTCCTGCTCGTGTGCGGCATGCTCGGCGCCAACGTCATCCACTCCCAGGTCGACAACGCCCTCGGCTACCTCCACACCGACTTCGGCCCCTTCCGCCGCCGGACCCCCGTCCGCCACACCAGCCGCGTCCGCACCCTCGGCATCTCCACCGCGCTCATGCTCGGCCTGTCCGTGGTCATGGGCTCGCTCGTGGAGGCGACGACGGTCGGCCTGCTCGACATGGACGCCTCCCACCTCGGCCTGCTGTGGCTGTACTCGGTCGGCACCATCGCCGTGGTCGGCGTCAGCGGACTGGCCCTCCTCGCCGCGTTCGGCACGCCCGGCATGCTGGTCTCGACGATCGTCTTCATCGCGATGGCCGTCCCCTCCTCCGGTGCGACCGTGCCGCTGGAGGCGCTGCCCGGCTTCTTCCGCACGCTGTCGGAGTTCGAGCCGCTGCGGCAGCTGACCGGCGGCCTGCGCTCCCTGCTGTACTTCGACGCCCAGGCCGACGCCGGCCTGGCCCGCGCCTGGGCCTCCATGGGCCTCGCCCTGGCCGGCGCCCTGGCCTTCGGCTTCGGCGCGACCCGCCTGTACGACCGGCGCGGCCTGCACCGCATCCCGCAGCCCGCGCAGGACGGCGCGGACGGCGACCGCGTCCCGGCCGCAGCCCCCGCGGGCCAGGACGCTGCCGACCCGGCGCCCGCCGGAGTCTGA
- a CDS encoding acyl-protein synthase, with the protein MNPHLAPVSVPDPALLPHVQRLCDLTDPYACGPAEDELFAAAMAESHAWHRARSPFFRSLYEATPPAEPYRTPLVHANFFKRHEVLSIPREDVELHLTSSGTTGQKSQMFFDTWTIRSAQRMVARIFERNGWITPGQEVNYLLYSYEPAPSLNLGTAFTDNYLCDFAPARSVAYALRNTGSGHEFDPFGCIAALRRFAEDGAPVRILGFPAFLFFTLERMRAMGMPPLQLPEGSLVVLGGGWKGHADRRIGKEELYDRVTEQLGIPGERIRDTFGSVEHCIPYVECDRHRLHAPVWSRVVIRSTRTLEPLPYGEPGYLHLVSPYITSVPAQSVVMGDLASLQPGEACGCDVPTPWFTVHGRAGVSRNRSCAVAAAELMKGMA; encoded by the coding sequence ATGAACCCCCATCTCGCGCCGGTGTCCGTACCCGACCCGGCCCTCCTGCCGCACGTCCAGCGACTGTGCGACCTGACCGACCCCTACGCCTGCGGGCCTGCCGAGGACGAGCTGTTCGCCGCGGCCATGGCCGAGTCGCACGCCTGGCACCGCGCGCGGTCGCCGTTCTTCCGCTCGCTGTACGAGGCGACGCCGCCGGCCGAGCCGTACCGGACGCCGCTGGTCCACGCGAACTTCTTCAAGCGCCACGAGGTGCTGTCCATCCCCCGCGAGGACGTCGAACTGCACCTGACGTCCTCGGGCACGACCGGGCAGAAGTCGCAGATGTTCTTCGACACCTGGACGATCCGCTCCGCGCAGCGCATGGTCGCCCGGATCTTCGAGCGCAACGGCTGGATCACCCCCGGGCAGGAGGTCAACTACCTGCTCTACAGCTACGAGCCGGCGCCTTCCCTCAATCTCGGCACGGCCTTCACCGACAACTACCTGTGCGACTTCGCGCCGGCCCGCAGCGTCGCGTACGCCCTGCGCAACACCGGCAGCGGCCACGAGTTCGACCCCTTCGGCTGCATCGCCGCCCTCCGGCGCTTCGCCGAGGACGGCGCGCCGGTCCGCATCCTCGGCTTCCCGGCCTTCCTCTTCTTCACCCTGGAGCGGATGCGCGCCATGGGCATGCCTCCGCTGCAGCTCCCGGAGGGCTCCCTCGTCGTCCTCGGCGGCGGGTGGAAGGGCCACGCCGACCGGCGCATCGGCAAGGAGGAGCTGTACGACCGGGTCACCGAACAGCTGGGCATTCCGGGCGAGCGGATCCGGGACACCTTCGGCTCCGTCGAGCACTGCATCCCGTACGTGGAGTGCGACCGCCACCGGCTGCACGCCCCCGTGTGGTCGCGGGTGGTGATCCGCTCCACACGCACCCTCGAACCGCTGCCGTACGGGGAGCCGGGCTACCTGCACCTGGTGTCGCCGTACATCACCTCCGTCCCGGCGCAGAGCGTCGTCATGGGCGACCTGGCCTCGCTGCAGCCGGGCGAGGCCTGCGGGTGCGACGTGCCGACCCCCTGGTTCACCGTCCACGGGCGTGCCGGGGTGAGCCGCAACCGGAGCTGCGCGGTGGCCGCCGCCGAACTGATGAAGGGCATGGCCTGA
- a CDS encoding pyridine nucleotide-disulfide oxidoreductase — translation MPASPSSGRPRRPGTPGPQTALVLGGGLAGMLAAAALAPYADEVLVVERDGPPAPGTAGAPRRGLPQARHAHMLWSGGAEAIEELLPGTCARWLAAGANRVPVPAAMVALSPAGWYRLWPASHFLIAASRPLIDAAVRSRLLDLPRVRLLHGAEAVSLLGSAARVRGARVRHADGTHTDIAAALTVDATGRGSRTPRWLAGLGLPSPAPEVVDPGVAYATRRYRAPLPTRGWPVVTIQPESGAGGPARYAAILPVENDEWLVSLSGSRGANPTGANEDFEPFARRLRSPLAADLLARAEPLSDVIVTRATANRRHRYEHRRMPEGFLVLGDAACALNPVYGHGMSVAALGALALRDAAARAEGAGGPGFTRRAQRALAAPGTAAWLLATGADIGLPGCRGRSAGAVDRIANRYVGRLVHTATGDHTVTRALTQVMTLRSGVGTLFGPRVLWAAARGPGRPALDGPPLPAAMADLLARDPLPGGPGPR, via the coding sequence ATGCCCGCCTCCCCAAGCTCCGGCCGCCCGCGCCGGCCGGGCACCCCCGGACCGCAGACCGCGCTCGTGCTCGGCGGCGGGCTCGCCGGCATGCTCGCCGCGGCCGCGCTGGCCCCGTACGCGGACGAGGTCCTCGTCGTCGAACGCGACGGCCCACCGGCCCCGGGGACCGCGGGCGCGCCGCGCCGGGGCCTGCCGCAGGCACGGCACGCGCACATGCTGTGGTCGGGCGGCGCCGAGGCCATCGAGGAGCTGCTGCCGGGGACGTGCGCGCGGTGGCTCGCGGCCGGCGCGAACCGCGTGCCGGTCCCGGCGGCGATGGTCGCCCTGTCCCCCGCGGGCTGGTACCGGCTGTGGCCCGCGTCGCACTTCCTGATCGCCGCGAGCCGCCCCCTCATCGACGCGGCCGTGCGCTCCCGGCTCCTGGACCTCCCCCGGGTGCGCCTGCTGCACGGGGCGGAGGCGGTGTCGCTGCTCGGCAGCGCCGCCCGGGTGCGCGGGGCCCGGGTACGGCACGCCGACGGGACGCACACCGACATCGCCGCGGCGTTGACGGTAGACGCCACCGGCCGGGGCTCCCGTACGCCGCGCTGGCTGGCCGGGCTGGGGCTGCCGTCGCCCGCGCCCGAGGTCGTCGACCCCGGCGTCGCCTACGCCACCCGCCGGTACCGGGCGCCCCTGCCGACGCGGGGGTGGCCCGTCGTCACCATCCAGCCGGAGTCCGGGGCGGGCGGGCCGGCCCGGTACGCGGCGATCCTGCCCGTCGAGAACGACGAATGGCTCGTCAGCCTCTCCGGCAGCCGAGGCGCCAACCCGACCGGGGCGAACGAGGACTTCGAGCCGTTCGCCCGGCGGCTGCGCAGCCCGCTCGCCGCGGACCTCCTCGCGCGCGCCGAGCCCCTCTCCGACGTCATCGTCACGCGGGCCACCGCCAACCGGCGCCACCGCTACGAACACCGGCGGATGCCCGAGGGGTTCCTGGTGCTGGGCGACGCCGCCTGCGCCCTCAACCCCGTCTACGGGCACGGCATGTCGGTGGCCGCCCTCGGGGCGCTCGCCCTGCGGGACGCCGCGGCCCGGGCCGAAGGCGCCGGCGGGCCCGGGTTCACCCGGCGGGCGCAGCGCGCGCTCGCCGCGCCGGGCACCGCCGCCTGGCTGCTGGCAACCGGCGCTGACATCGGCCTGCCCGGCTGCCGGGGCAGGTCGGCCGGCGCGGTCGACCGGATCGCCAACCGGTACGTGGGCCGCCTCGTGCACACCGCGACCGGGGACCACACCGTCACCCGCGCCCTGACCCAGGTCATGACGCTTCGGTCCGGGGTCGGCACGCTGTTCGGCCCGCGCGTGCTGTGGGCGGCCGCCCGGGGGCCGGGCCGGCCCGCACTGGACGGCCCGCCGCTGCCCGCGGCCATGGCGGACCTCCTGGCCCGCGACCCCCTCCCCGGCGGCCCGGGCCCGCGCTGA